A portion of the Bactrocera neohumeralis isolate Rockhampton chromosome 2, APGP_CSIRO_Bneo_wtdbg2-racon-allhic-juicebox.fasta_v2, whole genome shotgun sequence genome contains these proteins:
- the LOC126764894 gene encoding oxysterol-binding protein 1: protein MSDMLLNKPTPERSVAGSKDPEMKGWLMKWTNYIKGYQRRWFVLSRGVLSYYRSQAEMNHTCRGTISLHGALIHTVDSCTFVISNGGTQTFHIKAANEVERQSWVTALELAKAKAIRTMETEEEEEVETSHVVPSQEINTVMAELTGRLESLRTCYDLITKHGIALQRALSELESNDEESLASRTKIVNERATLFRITCNAMINACNDYLRSAESQGHKWSKMVEHEREQRQRLEEMVEMLAKQQTRLEQAAHTAAQHNKPLAIANESAASPNAVTSDDENEFFDAEENNGVFGENSPNEASGFVMTLPSKSSTHKGEDVEDGSFVMKLQKTRSNSEEQTHHSSSSENEELKLTESEPQQVVVISKKSSIISQKSISKHNNGNQQNQKVAQLPKTNRQRRTRVPDKPNHPLNLWSVMKNCIGKELSKIPMPVNFNEPLSMLQRLTEDYEYADLLDAAARCTDECEQLAYVAAFTITSYATTTNRTGKPFNPLLGETFECDRMDDLGWRVLAEQVSHHPPMAALHCEGREWTCWQEFTMTSKFRGKYLQVIPLGSAYVNFPATGHKYTWRKVTTTINNIIVGKLWVDQHGDMEIRGLNAASGLTCHLKYIAYSYFSREQQRRVKGVIMDRNKEVKWVLRGTWDASIEIAPVLSTSGSTDSPVYQTGGYKTVWTRRMQAPDSDKFYNFTTLAAQLNEPEEGVAPTDSRLRPDQRLMEDGKWDESNREKLRLEEKQRRKRRERESEAEAAANEGRPYQPYEPLWFRREKEEGSDNLVHVFNESYWKHKQDQDWSQCPDIF, encoded by the exons ATGTCGGACATGCTTCTTAATAAACCGACTCCTGAACGGAGTGTCGCAGGAAGTAAAGACCCGGAAATGAAAGGTTGGCTTATGAAGTGGACCAACTATATTAAAGGTTATCAACGACGTTGGTTTGTCCTATCAAGAGGTGTTTTGAGTTATTATCGCAGCCAAGCTGAAATGAATCACACATGTCGCGGTACTATATCGCTTCACGGTGCTCTTATACACACAGTGGATTCGTGCACTTTTGTTATCTCAAATGGTGGTACACAAACGTTTCATATTAAAGCTGCCAATGAGGTAGAACGACAATCTTGGGTTACGGCTTTGGAATTAGCCAAAGCAAAAGCAATACGTACTATGGAAACCGAGGAAGAGGAGGAAGTTGAAACGTCACATGTGGTACCTAGCCAAGAAATCAACACAGTGATGGCAGAGCTAACAGGTCGTCTGGAGAGTTTGCGCACCTGTTACGATTTAATTACTAAACATGGCATTGCTTTACAGAGAGCACTAAGTGAGTTAGAGTCGAATGACGAAGAGTCACTTGCCAGTCGCACAAAGATTGTTAATGAGCGGGCTACGCTGTTTCGTATTACATGCAATGCAATGATTAATGCATGTAACGATTACCTACGCAGTGCTGAGTCGCAAGGCCATAAGTGGTCGAAAATGGTTGAGCACGAAAGAGAGCAACGACAACGGCTGGAAGAAATGGTTGAAATGTTAGCCAAACAGCAAACTCGCCTCGAACAGGCAGCACACACAGCCGCGCAACATAATAAACCGCTAGCAATAGCAAACGAAAGTGCAGCTTCACCAAATGCTGTTACATCTGACGACGAAAACGAATTTTTTGACGCAGAAGAGAACAACGGAGTATTCGGCGAAAATTCACCGAATGAAGCTAGTGGATTTGTAATGACATTGCCTTCAAAAAGTAGTACTCATAAAGGGGAGGATGTTGAAGATGGATCATTTGTTATGAAACTACAAAAAACACGCTCTAACTCAGAGGAACAAACACACCATAGCAGTTCTTCAGAAAATGAAGAACTTAAACTAACCGAATCCGAGCCTCAGCAAGTTGTTGttataagcaaaaaaagtaGCATTATATCTCAAAAAAGTATCTCCAAACACAATAATGGAAACCAGCAAAATCAAAAGGTCGCACAACTACCTAAGACAAATCGGCAACGACGTACGCGCGTACCAGATAAACCCAATCATCCACTTAATCTATGGTCGGTAATGAAAAATTGCATCGGTAAAGAACTTTCGAAAATTCCAATGCCAGTTAATTTTAATGAGCCTTTGTCAATGCTTCAACGACTTACGGAAGATTATGAATATGCCGATTTGTTGGACGCAGCTGCACGTTGTACAGATGAATGTGAACAGTTGGCATATGTGGCGGCCTTTACAATTACTAGCTATGCAACAACGACAAATCGGACTGGCAAACCTTTCAATCCACTTTTAGGTGAGACGTTTGAATGTGATCGCATGGATGACCTTGGATGGCGGGTCCTCGCTGAACAGGTTTCACATCATCCACCAATGGCTGCTTTACATTGCGAGGGGCGTGAATGGACCTGCTGGCAGGAATTCACAATGACAAGCAAATTTCGCGGAAAATATCTGCAG GTCATACCGCTTGGGAGCGCATACGTAAATTTCCCCGCAACTGGTCATAAATACACGTGGCGTAAAGTAACGACGACCATTAATAATATTATCGTTGGAAAATTATGGGTCGATCAACATGGCGACATGGAAATCAGAGGACTCAATGCAGCATCCGGTCTCACATGTCATCTTAAATACATTGCATATTCATACTTTTCACGCGAGCAACAGCGTCGCGTAAAGGGCGTGATCATGGATCGGAATAAAGAAGTCAAATGGGTGTTGCGTGGCACTTGGGATGCTTCTATCGAAATTGCGCCTGTACTTTCAACTTCCGGTTCCACTGATAGTCCAGTTTACCAAACCGGTGGTTACAAAACAGTGTGGACACGACGAATGCAGGCACCAGATAGTGACAAGTTCTACAACTTTACAACGTTGGCAGCCCAATTGAATGAACCCGAAGAGGGAGTTGCACCTACCGACTCACGTCTTCGTCCCGATCAACGTTTGATGGAAGATGGGAAATGGGATGAGAGTAATCGTGAAAAGCTGCGACTGGAGGAGAAGCAACGTAGAAAGCGGCGAGAACGCGAATCGGAAGCAGAAGCTGCAGCAAACGAGGGTCGTCCATATCAGCCATATGAACCGTTATGGTTTAGACGAGAAAAGGAAGAGGGTAGTGATAATTTGGTGCATGTTTTTAATGAATCCTATTGGAAGCACAAGCAAGATCAAGACTGGTCTCAATGTCCTGACATATTCTAA
- the LOC126764914 gene encoding uncharacterized protein LOC126764914, whose translation MYTVFRRSGLINSVKQSQYISNRNAGYIVLVPEIGEDTHAAEGVLKPDGLPAFNDITIENCLGAIGQQAGLVEKTVKNFENDIQDNKVNVSNLRGIFEELDKVAGPLDTTWGIAKALYLGNSTLIPTKSYMNIHERARIARASKYNSKVLYDALSQQEGNVQGVEARLLQRFLLEGKLNGLTHTEDKRETLRDILVQLGKERASFKNKVNMAVHTFGHTIKDYNLVRDFPVTLLEAISKDSTSLTEGPWKITLQPQIVEGFLKYCPDRMQRWNVWQANMRKASGQQERSLENSTHLQGIRALRKRQANLLGYPNYAAMSMQTKMIKSVDNLKQVFANLVKFAGPAQSTEIEQLQNFAIESGFQNKLDVYDVAYWQRKHLIANHQLNEEQLREYFPLPNVFTGLFKLSENLFNIRIVERQNVEVWQPAVKYYDVFDNSAGGGVSPIAGFYIDCYSKENKFGKNNGWMVSIRNRNPSAELTPLCALIFNFTEPLQGTPYLLNFDDLNMVFKTFGSALQHLLTKAPYTDLAGLSNIEWDASQVAGNVMCNFLDNPAILKELSKHYTSNEAISDDVLQKIHLLKTSLAGYNLCQELYIADLDIELHQSDAFWLDVVKKLWPVYQCMPLDKKDAHPCSLTEIFSGDWGAAQFSHLYSKVIAADISSEFAYKSPAEMTTTGQRFKETFLALGGSVPTAEVFRRFRGRDPSVEALLKSLNILNKTQTTGDL comes from the exons ATGTATACGGTGTTCCGTCGAAGTGGACTAATAAATAGTGTGAAACAAAGTCAATACATCAGTAATCGAAATGCCGGTTATATTGTCTT agTTCCTGAGATCGGAGAAGATACACATGCTGCTGAAGGTGTATTGAAACCAGATGGATTGCCAGCATTTAATGATATAACTATTGAAAATTGCTTGGGAGCTATAGGACAACAGGCAGGTTTGGTGGAGAAAACTgtgaaaaactttgaaaatgatATTCAGGACAACAAAGTAAATGTCAGCAATCTAAGAGGCATCTTCGAAGAATTGGATAAAGTGGCTGGACCTCTGGACACCACGTGGGGTATAGCTAAAGCACTTTATCTAGGTAATAGTACTCTGATACCTACCAAATCCTATATGAATATCCATGAACGTGCACGTATTGCACGCGCTTCCAAGTACAATAGTAAAGTATTATATGATGCACTTTCCCAACAAGAAGGCAATGTGCAAGGTGTTGAGGCTCGATTGTTACAACGTTTCTTATTGGAGGGAAAATTAAATGGACTCACTCACACAGAGGATAAAAGGGAGACCCTCAGAGATATTCTTGTACAATTAGGCAAAGAACGTGCcagctttaaaaataaagttaacatGGCTGTACATACGTTTGGACATACCATTAAGGACTATAACCTTGTTCGTGATTTCCCCGTGACGCTATTGGAAGCAATATCTAAGGATTCAACCTCATTAACTGAAGGTCCCTGGAAAATAACTTTACAACCACAAATTGTGGaaggatttttaaaatactGCCCAGACCGTATGCAACGTTGGAACGTGTGGCAAGCGAATATGCGTAAAGCGTCTGGTCAACAAGAGCGGAGTCTTGAGAATAGTACGCATTTGCAGGGTATACGAGCTCTTAGGAAACGACAGGCAAACTTGTTAG GTTATCCAAATTACGCAGCGATGTCGATGCAGACCAAGATGATTAAAAGTGTAGACAATTTAAAACAGGTATTCGCAAATCTTGTGAAGTTTGCTGGACCTGCTCAGTCAACAGAAATTGAGCAGTTGCAAAACTTTGCAATTGAAAGCGGATTTCAGAACAAATTGGATGTATATGATGTTGCATACTGGCAACGCAAACATCTAATAGCTAACCATCAATTAAATGAGGAACAGCTACGAGAATATTTCCCATTACCAAACGTATTCACCggactttttaaattaagtgaGAATTTGTTCAATATTCGTATTGTTGAACGTCAAAATGTTGAGGTTTGGCAACCGGCTGTAAAGTACTACGATGTATTCGATAATAGCGCTGGTGGTGGTGTATCGCCGATCGCTGGCTTTTACATAGACTGCTACTCTAAGGAGAATAAGTTCGGTAAAAATAATGGCTGGATGGTGAGCATACGAAATCGAAACCCCTCAGCTGAGCTGACGCCTTTATGTGCATTAATCTTTAACTTTACGGAACCTTTACAAGGAACACcatatttactaaatttcgACGATTTAAATATGGTTTTCAAGACCTTCGGTTCAGCTTTACAACACCTTCTTACGAAAGCGCCATACACAGACCTTGCCGGCCTTTCAAACATCGAATGGGATGCTTCCCAAGTGGCGGGGAATGTGATGTGCAATTTTCTTGATAACCCAGCCATATTAAAGGAGCTTTCCAAACACTACACAAGTAATGAGGCTATATCGGATGACGTcttacaaaaaatacatttattaaaaactagcCTAGCTGGATACAATTTGTGTCAAGAGCTTTACATCGCAGATTTGGATATTGAATTACACCAATCCGACGCATTTTGGCTGGATGTAGTTAAAAAGCTGTGGCCTGTCTATCAGTGCATGCCTCTAGACAAAAAAGACGCGCACCCTTGTTCTTTGACGGAAATATTCTCTGGCGACTGGGGCGCTGCACAATTCAGTCACCTGTATTCGAAAGTGATAGCTGCTGACATTAGTTCCGAATTTGCATACAAGTCACCAGCTGAAATGACGACGACGGGCCAACGCTTCAAGGAGACTTTCCTAGCGCTAGGGGGTTCCGTGCCTACAGCAGAAGTATTTCGCCGTTTTCGCGGTCGTGATCCGTCGGTGGAAGCGCTCCTCAAGTCCTTAAACATACTGAATAAAACACAAACTACTGGCGATTTATAG
- the LOC126764940 gene encoding 3-oxoacyl-[acyl-carrier-protein] synthase, mitochondrial — protein MTRTSGVAQRIINLRFPREHRFYSTVTNQPSRRRVVITGTGAVSPLAHNVPEAWSRILAGESAISKLSDQFKGLPCQVAAQVLRDQLPTEKYFSKSDLKIMSTATQFAIIASEEALSSAKLQPNELTAEQRERFGVCVGMGMFDLTEVYGAWQQLQRGYNRVSPFFVPRLLPNMACGHISMRYGLRGPNHSVSTACATGAHAIGDALRFIRDGDADIILAGSGEACIDPLAIAGFCRLRALSTTHNDAPTASSRPFDKKRDGFVMGEGAAILVLEELEHARKRGAPILAELLGYGLSGDAYHITSPSEDGTGATLAMQRAITDARILPTDITYVNAHATSTPTGDRIEAHAIERVFGGHVSQVRVSSTKGAHGHLLGASGNLETVFVVQACVDNKLPPSINIENLDEDIKVSIVQNKSEQWCNSAEVSRIALKNSFGFGGTNASLCIGEYRE, from the coding sequence ATGACCAGAACCAGTGGTGTCGCACAAAGAATAATCAACTTACGGTTTCCTAGAGAACATCGTTTTTACTCCACTGTGACCAATCAACCATCCCGTAGGCGAGTTGTGATAACCGGCACTGGCGCAGTTAGCCCTCTAGCGCATAATGTACCGGAAGCTTGGTCACGTATCTTAGCTGGCGAATCTGCCATCTCAAAGCTAAGTGATCAATTCAAAGGTTTACCATGTCAAGTAGCAGCCCAAGTTCTACGAGACCAGTTGCCgaccgaaaaatattttagtaaaagcgatttaaaaataatgagcaCGGCAACACAATTCGCAATAATTGCATCTGAAGAGGCGCTATCTAGTGCCAAACTACAACCTAATGAATTAACAGCAGAACAACGTGAACGATTTGGTGTCTGCGTTGGCATGGGTATGTTTGATCTGACAGAAGTATATGGAGCTTGGCAACAATTGCAACGAGGTTATAATCGTGTCAGTCCATTTTTTGTGCCTCGTCTTCTTCCCAATATGGCATGTGGGCATATAAGTATGCGATATGGTTTACGTGGTCCAAACCACTCGGTTTCGACGGCATGCGCAACAGGAGCTCATGCAATTGGTGATGCATTACGCTTCATACGCGACGGAGATGCTGATATAATTTTGGCTGGAAGTGGTGAAGCTTGCATAGATCCGCTTGCTATAGCTGGATTTTGTCGTTTACGTGCGCTCAGTACAACACATAATGATGCACCTACGGCATCATCGCGGCCATTTGATAAAAAACGTGATGGTTTTGTAATGGGTGAAGGTGCAGCTATACTCGTACTCGAAGAATTAGAACATGCACGTAAGCGTGGTGCACCAATATTAGCTGAACTACTGGGTTATGGCTTGTCCGGCGATGCTTACCATATTACATCACCTAGTGAAGATGGCACAGGTGCCACTTTAGCAATGCAACGTGCTATAACGGATGCAAGAATATTGCCTACAGATATAACCTATGTCAATGCACACGCCACATCCACACCAACAGGTGACCGCATTGAAGCACACGCTATAGAAAGAGTTTTCGGTGGACATGTATCGCAAGTGCGTGTGTCATCAACAAAAGGTGCACATGGTCATTTGCTTGGCGCTTCAGGAAATTTAGAGACTGTCTTTGTTGTGCAGGCATGTGTGGACAACAAACTGCCGCCTTCTATTAATATTGAGAACTTGGATGAAGACATCAAAGTGTCAATAGTGCAAAATAAATCGGAGCAATGGTGCAATAGTGCTGAGGTGTCGCGCATAGCCCTTAAGAATTCATTTGGTTTCGGTGGAACAAATGCGTCACTTTGTATTGGAGAATATCGTGAATAA